One window from the genome of Phalacrocorax aristotelis chromosome 20, bGulAri2.1, whole genome shotgun sequence encodes:
- the COL8A2 gene encoding collagen alpha-2(VIII) chain — MLPDTVALLVMMVVSLRSAAGGGAAGYAQVKYMQPMVKGPLGPPFREGKGQYLDMPPMLPMDLKGEPGPPGKPGPRGPPGPPGYPGKPGTGKPGMHGQPGPAGPPGFSGIGKPGIPGLPGKAGMKGMPGAKGEPGMRGEQGPRGLPGPPGLPGPAGISVNGKPGPQGGPGLPGFRGEPGPKGEPGPRGERGMKGENGVGKPGLPGPRGNGGPPGPAGPPGPIGIGKPGLDGLPGATGEKGDMGPPGGPGLNGEPGPMGPRGPPGIDGIGVPGAAGVPGIQGPMGPKGEPGIRGLPGLPGPTGYGKPGLPGLKGDHGQPGVPGAIGDKGEPGVDGEPGEPGPAGIIGPPGPPGSMGLPGKHGLPGSKGDVGPSGPPGMPGMRGDQGPNGFAGKPGVPGERGLPGSQGPPGPTGPKGEPGFIGLPGVPGLTGGPGPKGDGGIPGQPGLRGPSGIPGLQGPAGPMGPQGLPGLKGEPGLPGVPGEGKTGEPGMAGPIGPPGMPGTPGLNGPPGPPGPPGPPGAPGVFDETGIAGLHLPDGGVEGAVLGNGKPGKPQYGRGELSARIAPAFTAILTSPFPASGMPVKFDRTLYNGHNGYNPATGIFTCPVSGIYYFAYHVHVKGTNVWVALYKNNVPATYTYDEYKKGYLDQASGSAVLELKENDQVWVQMPSDQANGLYSTEYIHSSFSGFLLCPT, encoded by the exons ATGCTGCCGGACACCGTGGCACTGCTGGTGATGATGGTGGTCAGCCTTCGCtcggcggcgggaggaggcgCGGCGGGCTATGCCCAAGTGAAGTAcatgcagcccatggtgaagggacccctgggaccccccttCCGCGAAGGCAAAGGGCAGTACCTGG ACATGCCACCGATGCTGCCGATGGACCTCAAAGGGGAGCCAGGACCGCCAGGGAAGCCTGGCCCCCGCGGACCCCCCGGGCCCCCCGGATACCCAGGAAAGCCGGGCACGGGGAAGCCAGGAATGCACGGCCAGCCCGGGCCTGCTGGGCCTCCCGGCTTCTCGGGCATTGGGAAACCCGGCATCCCAGGACTCCCTGGAAAGGCGGGTATGAAAGGGATGCCTGGAGCCAAGGGTGAGCCTGGCATGCGAGGAGAGCAAGGGCCAAGAGGACTGCCTGGccccccggggctgccggggccggCCGGCATCTCAGTCAATGGGAAGCCAGGCCCCCAGGGGGGTCCCGGCTTGCCCGGGTTTCGGGGTGAGCCTGGCCCAAAAGGAGAGCCGGGTCCTCGCGGAGAGCGAGGGATGAAGGGTGAAAATGGCGTGGGGAAGCCAGGGTTACCAGGGCCCCGGGGGAACGGGGGCCCTCCTGGCCCTGCGGGGCCCCCGGGGCCCATTGGCATTGGAAAACCTGGCCTCGACGGCCTGCCCGGTGCGACGGGGGAGAAGGGTGACATGGGCCCTCCGGGTGGGCCCGGCCTCAACGGGGAGCCCGGCCCCATGGGGCCCCGGGGCCCCCCCGGCATCGACGGGATCGGTGTCCCGGGTGCTGCAGGGGTGCCGGGGATACAGGGCCCCATGGGGCCCAAGGGAGAGCCCGGGATCCGCGGCCTCCCTGGTTTGCCGGGCCCAACGGGCTACGGGAAGCCAGGCTTGCCGGGCCTGAAAGGAGACCATGGGCAGCCCGGGGTGCCGGGAGCCATCGGCGACAAGGGGGAACCCGGTGTTGACGGGGAGCCAGGTGAGCCGGGCCCTGCCGGCATCATTGGCCCACCGGGCCCACCGGGGTCCATGGGCCTGCCGGGCAAGCACGGGCTGCCCGGCTCCAAAGGTGACGTGGGGCCGAGCGGGCCCCCAGGAATGCCGGGCATGCGCGGTGACCAGGGCCCAAACGGCTTCGCGGGGAAGCCAGGGGTGCCGGGAGAAAGGGGCCTGCCTGGGTCACAGGGACCCCCCGGCCCAACAGGCCCCAAAGGAGAACCGGGGTTCATCGGCCTCCCGGGGGTGCCAGGATTAAcgggcggccccgggccgaaAGGGGATGGTGGGATCCCAGGGCAGCCGGGGCTCAGGGGCCCCTCCGGCATCCCAGGCTTGCAAGGACCAGCGGGTCCCATGGGGCCTCAGGGGCTACCAGGGCTGAAAGGGGAGCCTGGGCTCCCTGGGGTTCCTGGTGAAGGGAAGACCGGCGAGCCCGGCATGGCCGGACCCATTGGCCCCCCGGGAATGCCAGGAACACCAGGGCTGAATGGGCCACCAGGCCCGCCAGGGCCGCCCGGGCCGCCAGGAGCGCCCGGGGTGTTTGACGAGACGGGCATCGCGGGGCTGCACCTGCCAGACGGAGGCGTGGAGGGGGCCGTGCTGGGGAACGGCAAGCCGGGGAAGCCACAGTACGGCCGAGGAGAGCTCTCCGCTCGGATCGCGCCAGCCTTCACTGCCATCCTCACCTCCCCATTCCCGGCATCGGGCATGCCGGTCAAGTTTGACCGGACTTTGTATAACGGGCACAACGGCTATAACCCAGCCACCGGGATATTCACCTGCCCCGTATCCGGCATCTACTACTTTGCCTACCACGTGCATGTCAAAGGGACTAACGTTTGGGTGGCGCTTTATAAGAACAACGTGCCCGCCACCTACACCTATGACGAGTACAAAAAGGGCTACCTGGACCAGGCCTCGGGCAGTGCCGTGCTTGAACTCAAGGAGAATGACCAAGTCTGGGTACAAATGCCCTCGGACCAGGCCAACGGGTTGTACTCCACGGAATACATCCACTCCTCCTTCTCCGGGTTCCTGCTTTGCCCCACATAA